In a genomic window of Roseiflexus castenholzii DSM 13941:
- a CDS encoding pyrimidine 5'-nucleotidase produces MWNSEMALAAILFDLDGTLYPRSAGVQRALDERMNAYVQQITGCALDEAPALRHSWFIRYGTTLTGLQREYHVDVEDYLRAIHNIRLDTFLARDRELDALLDRLDLRRAIFTNSPAEHAARVLRALGVAQHFPLIFDIRFFEFQPKPNRIAYTRALDALGVTASETVLIEDTPQNLPPARELGMRTILIDEQGTHSPDGIADHVVPDIRAALRLVNGDVGRI; encoded by the coding sequence GTGTGGAACAGCGAAATGGCGCTCGCTGCAATCCTCTTCGACCTTGATGGTACGCTCTACCCTCGCTCCGCAGGCGTTCAGCGCGCCCTTGACGAGCGCATGAACGCATACGTGCAGCAGATCACCGGCTGTGCCCTCGACGAAGCGCCGGCACTGCGCCATTCCTGGTTTATCCGCTACGGGACGACCCTCACCGGATTACAGCGCGAATACCATGTCGATGTCGAAGATTACCTGCGTGCCATTCACAATATTCGTCTGGACACGTTTCTGGCGCGCGACCGTGAACTCGATGCGCTGCTCGACCGGCTTGATCTTCGACGGGCGATTTTTACCAACTCGCCTGCCGAACACGCAGCGCGCGTGCTACGCGCGCTTGGCGTCGCGCAGCACTTTCCGCTCATCTTCGATATTCGCTTCTTCGAGTTTCAGCCGAAACCGAACCGAATCGCCTACACCCGCGCCCTCGACGCACTCGGCGTCACCGCCAGCGAAACGGTGCTGATCGAAGATACACCACAGAACCTGCCCCCGGCGCGTGAACTCGGCATGCGCACTATTCTGATTGACGAACAGGGCACGCATTCCCCTGATGGCATTGCCGACCACGTCGTGCCAGACATTCGTGCTGCGCTGCGTCTGGTGAATGGCGACGTTGGACGGATCTGA